The Primulina eburnea isolate SZY01 chromosome 13, ASM2296580v1, whole genome shotgun sequence genome includes a region encoding these proteins:
- the LOC140809303 gene encoding probable trehalose-phosphate phosphatase D isoform X2 — MTNQNMVISDAKSCLTMAIAVAKSDSTMFPQTVNGYLSRKKLLKKLETCGNGARINAFLDSMRASSPTRRASDTKDQSSWTLHHPSALSMFEEMMSVSKGKQIVVFLDYDGTLSPIVEDPDRAFMTNEMRDAVKGVAKFFPTAIVSGRSRAKVHSFVRLSELYYAGSHGMDIKGPTKGHKQGREDQTVICQPAREFLPIINEVYKTLIEKIKHIPGAKVENNKFCLSVHYRCVEEKNWGELGDQVKSTMKGYQQLRLTQGRKVIEIRPTIKWDKGNALEFLLESLGYAESNDDIFPIYIGDDRTDEDAFKVLRRKGQGLGILVSKTPKETYASYSLKEPSEVMDFLTRLVGWKQSLLRH; from the exons ATGACCAACCAAAATATGGTTATTTCTGATGCAAAATCCTGCCTCACAATGGCAATCGCAGTTGCCAAGTCCGACTCGACTATGTTCCCACAGACGGTGAACGGATACTTGTCGCGAAAAAAGCTGTTAAAGAAACTCGAAACTTGTGGGAATGGAGCAAGGATCAATGCCTTTCTTGATTCAATGCGAGCTTCTTCGCCCACCAGAAGGGCCTCAGATACCAAGGATCAAAGTTCTTGGACT CTTCACCATCCCTCTGCTTTGAGCATGTTTGAAGAGATGATGAGTGTTTCAAAGGGGAAACAGATAGTGGTTTTCTTGGATTATGATGGCACATTATCACCTATTGTGGAGGATCCGGACCGTGCTTTCATGACGAACGAG ATGAGAGACGCTGTAAAAGGCGTAGCCAAGTTTTTCCCGACTGCCATTGTTAGCGGGAGGAGCCGAGCTAAG GTACATAGTTTCGTGAGATTATCAGAGCTTTATTACGCCGGTAGCCACGGAATGGACATCAAGGGACCAACAAAAGGACACAAACAAGGAAGA GAAGATCAAACTGTCATCTGTCAACCGGCCAGAGAGTTTCTGCCAATAATCAATGAA GTATACAAAACTTTGATAGAGAAAATCAAACACATCCCAGGCGCTAAAGTTGAGAACAATAAATTCTGTCTGTCGGTACACTACCGTTGCGTTGAAGAAAAG AACTGGGGAGAATTGGGTGATCAGGTTAAATCAACAATGAAGGGGTACCAGCAGCTTCGATTAACTCAAGGAAGGAAAGTTATAGAGATTCGCCCCACTATTAAATGGGACAAAGGCAATGCACTTGAATTCTTGTTGGAATCTTTGG GCTATGCGGAGTCGAACGACGATATTTTTCCGATTTACATAGGAGATGATCGCACCGATGAAGATGCATTCAAG GTTCTACGGAGGAAGGGACAAGGTTTAGGAATTCTGGTATCGAAGACTCCGAAAGAAACCTATGCAtcatattctttaaaagaaccaTCCGAG GTCATGGACTTCTTAACACGTTTAGTGGGGTGGAAGCAATCCCTATTAAGGCACTAA
- the LOC140809820 gene encoding uncharacterized protein has protein sequence MFRTSCPAFTISKEKMNMVKEVLLASGKYDLSSIVSYPVSLMYSVEKRYKPRLEVLRILETKKLIENWPSLGVLCKISNAQFSERFVSPYFKEFGKVYIDEPIDKDKINMKQLAILLGKSR, from the coding sequence ATGTTTCGGACCTCATGTCCGGCGTTTACCATATCGAAGGAGAAGATGAATATGGTAAAAGAGGTTCTTCTGGCCTCTGGAAAGTACGATCTGTCAAGTATTGTTAGTTACCCTGTTTCACTCATGTACAGCGTGGAGAAGAGATATAAGCCCCGGCTTGAAGTCCTAAGGATTTTGGAAACAAAGAAACTTATAGAAAATTGGCCTAGCCTTGGAGTGCTTTGCAAGATCTCAAATGCTCAGTTTTCTGAGAGATTTGTTTCCCCTTATTTCAAGGAGTTCGGTAAAGTATACATAGACGAACCCattgataaagataaaataaacatgaaACAATTAGCAATTTTGTTGGGAAAATCAAGATGA
- the LOC140809893 gene encoding inactive TPR repeat-containing thioredoxin TTL3-like: MARTAECRVENKRGCGFLSSILHLRSLKPRKSILDSSDFAKPPSGKPLINPTPLQHQETRIPSAVRIQRLSPRDLCSQRMSQVVNLSYYEQMNKEPIFTSSDLSLTVSSDQPKFNANGDMYRASKGNVMLIGHLGNLKRHAVEKSFNSDKMVTKHVINGTVVEKSAQGSHGFGNVVRSSANKMDSDAMKYLGNDKYKKGQFEEALALYNQAIAIDPCKACYYSKSAALMGLGRHLEAIVECREAIRIDPLYHNAHYRLGKLYLRLGVAEKAIWHYKSSGRKASFEDFTQAQTLKSCVDRCNDAQRLGDWRKLLHESQAALSILMGADSAPQIHAMKAESLLKLKRHEEAHSILQNQPSFDVELSDKFFGCSATAGLLLVHALVYMANGRFEDAVTASQHAMKLDSSSKVKSIFERVKSVTTARLNGNRLFKTSRFTEATYAYTKGLENDPYNSILLCNRATCCAKLGQYEKAVEDCTESLSVRPNYSKPRLRRAHCNVELERWEAAIEDFEVLMQQIPDDHDVKTGLLKAKTQLTNNVSHNTSTEATDLVLVSGNKHFAYFLSRPGLCVVLFCSKLSSKQDLQLLQHVSRKFPSVNFLKVEIEDNAGVIKSQGVKAVPVFMVYKNGSKAKEIPGNRIDWLERHINLCCNSDWA; encoded by the exons ATGGCAAGAACTGCTGAATGTAGAGTGGAAAATAAGAGGGGTTGTGGTTTTCTGAGCTCAATCCTTCATTTAAGAAGCTTGAAGCCAAGAAAATCAATCCTGGACTCCTCGGATTTTGCTAAACCTCCTTCAGGAAAACCCCTGATAAACCCGACACCTTTACAACATCAAGAAACCAGAATTCCAAGTGCCGTAAGAATCCAAAGGCTGTCCCCCAGAGATTTGTGCTCCCAAAGAATGTCGCAAGTAGTGAATTTATCCTACTATGAACAGATGAACAAAGAACCGATTTTCACCTCAAGTGACTTGAGTCTCACCGTTTCTAGTGATCAGCCGAAATTCAATGCAAATGGAGACATGTATCGGGCTTCCAAAGGTAACGTCATGCTCATTGGCCATTTAGGTAACTTGAAGCGACATGCTGTAGAGAAGTCGTTTAATAGCGATAAAATGGTTACTAAGCATGTTATCAATGGAACTGTCGTGGAGAAATCGGCACAAGGTAGCCATGGGTTCGGGAATGTAGTTAGAAGTAGCGCAAATAAAATGGATTCGGATGCTATGAAGTACCTCGGAAATGACAAATATAAGAAAGGGCAGTTTGAAGAGGCACTGGCCTTATACAATCAAGCAATTGCTATTGATCCGTGCAAGGCTTGCTATTATAGCAAGAGTGCGGCATTGATGGGGTTAGGCCGCCATTTAGAGGCCATAGTCGAGTGCAGAGAGGCGATAAGAATCGACCCCTTGTATCATAATGCACACTATCGTCTGGGGAAACTGTATTTAAG ATTGGGAGTAGCAGAGAAAGCTATCTGGCACTACAAGTCATCGGGACGGAAGGCTAGCTTCGAGGACTTCACTCAAGCCCAAACTCTAAAGAGTTGTGTTGATAGGTGCAATGATGCGCAGAGGCTTGGAGATTGGAGGAAATTGCTTCATGAGAGCCAGGCTGCGTTATCCAT TCTCATGGGTGCAGATTCAGCTCCACAG ATACACGCAATGAAGGCGGAGTCTCTGCTGAAACTAAAGAGACACGAAGAGGCACACTCCATCCTTCAAAATCAACCGAGTTTCGACGTTGAGCTCAGTGACAAGTTTTTTGGCTGCTCTGCTACGGCTGGTTTACTGTTAGTTCATGCCCTCGTTTACATGGCTAATGGCAG GTTTGAGGATGCTGTGACTGCGTCTCAACATGCAATGAAACTCGATTCCAGCAGTAAAGTGAAGTCGATCTTCGAAAGGGTGAAGTCCGTGACAACAGCTCGATTAAACGGTAACAGGCTATTTAAGACATCCAGGTTCACAGAGGCAACGTATGCATACACAAAAGGATTGGAGAATGATCCATACAACTCCATTCTACTTTGCAATAGAGCCACTTGCTGTGCCAAGTTAGGACAGTACGAGAAAGCGGTCGAAGATTGCACGGAATCCCTCAGTGTCCGACCGAATTACAGCAAGCCCAGATTGCGTAGAGCCCATTGCAATGTCGAG TTGGAAAGATGGGAGGCAGCGATTGAAGATTTCGAGGTGTTGATGCAACAAATACCTGACGACCACGACGTGAAAACCGGGCTCTTGAAAGCAAAAACGCAGCTCACTAATAATGTATCACACAATACTAGCACAGAGGCGACAGATCTTGTATTAGTATCAGGAAACAAGCATTTCGCCTACTTTTTATCTCGACCGG GGTTATGTGTGGTGCTGTTCTGCAGCAAGTTAAGCAGCAAGCAAGACTTGCAGCTGTTGCAACACGTTTCCCGAAAATTCCCGTCTGTCAATTTTCTCAAG GTTGAAATCGAAGACAATGCAGGGGTAATCAAATCACAAGGTGTGAAGGCCGTACCTGTTTTCATGGTATACAAGAACGGTTCAAAAGCAAAGGAAATTCCAGGAAACAGAATAGATTGGTTGGAAAGACACATAAACTTGTGCTGCAACAGTGATTGGGCCTAA
- the LOC140809303 gene encoding probable trehalose-phosphate phosphatase D isoform X1, whose translation MTNQNMVISDAKSCLTMAIAVAKSDSTMFPQTVNGYLSRKKLLKKLETCGNGARINAFLDSMRASSPTRRASDTKDQSSWTQLHHPSALSMFEEMMSVSKGKQIVVFLDYDGTLSPIVEDPDRAFMTNEMRDAVKGVAKFFPTAIVSGRSRAKVHSFVRLSELYYAGSHGMDIKGPTKGHKQGREDQTVICQPAREFLPIINEVYKTLIEKIKHIPGAKVENNKFCLSVHYRCVEEKNWGELGDQVKSTMKGYQQLRLTQGRKVIEIRPTIKWDKGNALEFLLESLGYAESNDDIFPIYIGDDRTDEDAFKVLRRKGQGLGILVSKTPKETYASYSLKEPSEVMDFLTRLVGWKQSLLRH comes from the exons ATGACCAACCAAAATATGGTTATTTCTGATGCAAAATCCTGCCTCACAATGGCAATCGCAGTTGCCAAGTCCGACTCGACTATGTTCCCACAGACGGTGAACGGATACTTGTCGCGAAAAAAGCTGTTAAAGAAACTCGAAACTTGTGGGAATGGAGCAAGGATCAATGCCTTTCTTGATTCAATGCGAGCTTCTTCGCCCACCAGAAGGGCCTCAGATACCAAGGATCAAAGTTCTTGGACT CAGCTTCACCATCCCTCTGCTTTGAGCATGTTTGAAGAGATGATGAGTGTTTCAAAGGGGAAACAGATAGTGGTTTTCTTGGATTATGATGGCACATTATCACCTATTGTGGAGGATCCGGACCGTGCTTTCATGACGAACGAG ATGAGAGACGCTGTAAAAGGCGTAGCCAAGTTTTTCCCGACTGCCATTGTTAGCGGGAGGAGCCGAGCTAAG GTACATAGTTTCGTGAGATTATCAGAGCTTTATTACGCCGGTAGCCACGGAATGGACATCAAGGGACCAACAAAAGGACACAAACAAGGAAGA GAAGATCAAACTGTCATCTGTCAACCGGCCAGAGAGTTTCTGCCAATAATCAATGAA GTATACAAAACTTTGATAGAGAAAATCAAACACATCCCAGGCGCTAAAGTTGAGAACAATAAATTCTGTCTGTCGGTACACTACCGTTGCGTTGAAGAAAAG AACTGGGGAGAATTGGGTGATCAGGTTAAATCAACAATGAAGGGGTACCAGCAGCTTCGATTAACTCAAGGAAGGAAAGTTATAGAGATTCGCCCCACTATTAAATGGGACAAAGGCAATGCACTTGAATTCTTGTTGGAATCTTTGG GCTATGCGGAGTCGAACGACGATATTTTTCCGATTTACATAGGAGATGATCGCACCGATGAAGATGCATTCAAG GTTCTACGGAGGAAGGGACAAGGTTTAGGAATTCTGGTATCGAAGACTCCGAAAGAAACCTATGCAtcatattctttaaaagaaccaTCCGAG GTCATGGACTTCTTAACACGTTTAGTGGGGTGGAAGCAATCCCTATTAAGGCACTAA